Proteins encoded within one genomic window of Candidatus Dadabacteria bacterium:
- a CDS encoding SDR family oxidoreductase encodes MATVVTGATGFIGSHITRKLVERGDRVKVLLRKTSNTKNIDSLDVEKVYGDVGDPDSLKAAFSGCDTLFHTAGFVSFKKSDHQKMLDINVRGASNVLSAAMDVGVSKVVFTSSVAAIGVEQDGSPVTESTQYDLYSDGIGYMNCKYLAEREAKSFGEKGLPVVITNPSVVLGAGDIYLSSSGSVLWFCKKRFPGYMDGTFNVVDVEDVANGHLLAEKNGKPGERYILANENVNVRGYFALLEEITGVSAPKIKIPYVFAYTTAFLLERVLGLGFPNYSTLDIDSIKLSRYNWHADNSKAVRELGFTVTPIEQTIRKTVEWFRENGYLK; translated from the coding sequence ATGGCGACAGTAGTTACGGGAGCGACCGGGTTTATAGGGTCGCACATAACCAGAAAGCTGGTTGAGAGAGGAGACCGAGTCAAGGTTCTCCTAAGAAAGACGAGCAATACTAAAAACATAGATTCTCTCGATGTTGAGAAGGTCTACGGGGATGTTGGAGATCCTGATTCTCTTAAGGCCGCTTTTTCCGGATGCGACACGCTTTTCCATACGGCTGGGTTTGTGTCGTTTAAGAAATCGGATCACCAGAAAATGCTGGATATAAACGTGCGCGGTGCTTCGAATGTTCTTTCCGCCGCCATGGACGTGGGCGTATCCAAGGTTGTTTTCACAAGCAGCGTGGCTGCTATCGGGGTCGAGCAGGACGGTTCCCCGGTAACCGAATCCACCCAGTACGATCTCTACTCCGATGGGATAGGGTACATGAACTGCAAGTATCTCGCGGAAAGAGAGGCAAAGAGCTTCGGCGAAAAGGGCCTTCCGGTGGTTATAACGAACCCTTCGGTGGTTCTCGGCGCGGGGGATATCTATCTTTCAAGCTCGGGATCGGTTCTGTGGTTCTGCAAGAAAAGATTCCCTGGTTACATGGACGGCACCTTTAACGTTGTCGACGTTGAGGATGTCGCGAACGGACACCTGCTCGCGGAGAAGAACGGAAAGCCCGGAGAACGCTACATACTAGCAAACGAGAACGTGAATGTGCGAGGTTACTTCGCCCTTCTGGAAGAGATAACCGGCGTCTCCGCTCCCAAAATCAAGATTCCCTACGTATTCGCCTACACCACCGCGTTTCTCCTTGAGAGGGTCCTGGGACTCGGATTTCCGAATTATTCCACGCTGGACATCGATTCCATAAAGCTTTCAAGGTATAACTGGCATGCTGACAATTCAAAGGCCGTAAGGGAGCTCGGATTCACGGTGACTCCGATCGAGCAGACTATACGGAAAACCGTGGAGTGGTTCAGGGAAAACGGCTATCTGAAGTAA
- a CDS encoding site-specific integrase, which produces MTISVDKRVFYNEIASSALAQNTRIAYDKGWRCFEDYCISRNIDPFSITPEQTADFIIDLATQPRSNSGKILSMGTVSLYRSGINKKYTDAEKTSPMNHPKVVAVFKGLARIKGTAPRRVNALRERDIKRMLDQCPDTPIGKRDAAILAVGFAGALRRSEICALTMNDVEFIEPQSVKDSWKMFIYIRKSKTDQEGRGHKIAIPEGKYVKPIKRLRDWLQASGITEGPLFQTMKRGGRLRGLPMHHSDIPRLVKHYAALIGLDPKQVSGHSLRAGFVTSAAVHHARLDKIMEVTRHSNPSTVMRYIRDVDYFVDHAGEKFL; this is translated from the coding sequence CTTCCTCTGCCTTGGCGCAGAATACCCGTATAGCATATGACAAGGGTTGGAGGTGCTTTGAGGATTACTGCATTTCCCGAAACATAGACCCGTTTTCCATAACGCCGGAACAAACCGCCGATTTCATAATTGACCTGGCAACCCAGCCTCGTTCGAATAGCGGAAAAATACTTTCAATGGGAACGGTTTCTCTGTACAGAAGCGGAATAAACAAAAAATACACCGATGCCGAAAAAACCTCTCCGATGAACCATCCGAAGGTGGTAGCCGTATTCAAAGGGCTGGCAAGAATCAAGGGTACCGCGCCGCGCCGCGTAAACGCGCTAAGAGAGCGCGACATAAAAAGAATGCTGGACCAGTGTCCCGATACCCCTATCGGCAAACGTGATGCCGCAATTCTTGCCGTCGGATTTGCCGGGGCCCTAAGACGTTCTGAAATCTGCGCACTGACCATGAATGATGTTGAGTTCATAGAGCCGCAGAGCGTGAAGGATTCCTGGAAGATGTTCATTTATATACGAAAGTCAAAGACTGATCAGGAAGGCAGAGGACACAAGATTGCGATACCGGAAGGAAAGTATGTAAAACCGATAAAAAGGCTTCGAGACTGGCTGCAAGCATCGGGAATTACGGAAGGCCCTCTTTTTCAGACGATGAAACGGGGAGGCAGGCTTAGAGGTCTTCCGATGCACCATTCGGATATTCCGAGGCTCGTAAAGCATTACGCTGCACTCATCGGTCTGGACCCGAAACAGGTGTCAGGACATTCACTCCGCGCTGGGTTTGTTACGAGTGCGGCGGTTCACCATGCGCGTCTCGACAAAATAATGGAAGTTACAAGACACTCAAATCCCTCTACTGTGATGAGATATATAAGGGATGTCGACTATTTCGTGGATCATGCTGGAGAAAAATTTTTGTGA